The stretch of DNA TTTCAATGATAGAAAAGTAAAGTTTATCGGGGTTGAAGCGGCCGGTTATGGTTTGTCTACTGGAAAACACGCGGCTACTTTAGTAAGCGCTAAACCAGGGGTACTGCATGGCTCTAAATCCTATCTTTTACAGGATAAAGATGGCCAGGTAAGCTTAACGCACTCTGTTTCCGCAGGGTTAGATTATCCCGGTGTCGGGCCAGAGCACTCCTATTATAAGGATATTAAAAGAGCCCAATATTACGCGGTTACTGATAAAGAGGCCTTATCAGGTTTTCAGCTTCTTTCCCAGACTGAAGGAATTATCCCGGCTTTAGAATCAAGCCATGCAATAGCCTATTTACAAAAACACGCGCGTAAATTCCGCGGCGCCTCGGTAATTGTTTGTCTGTCTGGCCGAGGCGACAAGGATATGGGCATTGTTACTGAAGAGTTGAAACAGTATAGCAGTTAGTATTTATTTTATTGTTTTTAGCTTATAACTTACAGCTTACAGCTTACAGCTTACAGCTGATTTTAAGGATTAAACATGAATAGGATTGATAGAAAATTTAAACAATTGCGCAAGGAAGGTAAAAAAGCGTTTATCGCGTTTTTGACCGCGGGATATCCGGATTTAAAAATAACAGGTGATTTGATTCTGGCGTTTGAAAAATCCGGTGTTGATATTATTGAGATCGGGGTTCCTTTCTCTGACCCGATTGCCGACGGTCCAGTAATACAAGAGGCGTCGCAAAAGGCTTTAGAGGGAAGGGTTAATTTAGATGATATCTTTGCCCTTGTAAAGAAAGTGCGCGCTAAAAGCCAGGTCCCTATTTGCTTGATGACTTATTATAATCCCGTATTTTCTTATCAAGAAGAAAGATTTGTTAGAAACGCTCATGCGGTTGGCGTTGATGGGTTGATCGTGCCGGATTTGCCTTGCGAGGAAGCAGGCAGCCTTATTAAAGCCTGCCGCAAATACGCAATCGATACTATATTCTTTGCTTCTCCCACAACCAAAGAAGCGCGGATTCAAAAGATATCCTCTTCTTCAAGAGGTTTTATTTATTATGTTTCCACAACCGGAGTTACTGGAGCAAGAAAGGATATTTCCGGCAGTTTAAAGAAAGACGCCTTAAGGCTAAAAAGGCTTGTGTCTTTGCCTGTGTGCGTGGGGTTTGGCATATCTACTCCAAAACAGGTCAAGCAGGTATCCAGTTTCTCCGACGGAGTAATTATCGGAAGCGCTATTGTTAAGAAGATAAAGGAGAATTCAGGACATACTTCTCTTGTTAAAAAAGTGTCTTTGTTTGTAAGGGAACTGAAAGGAAAATAGATGTATCAAAAAACAACTTTTGATAATGGCCTAAGGCTTGTAACAGCTGCGATGCCTAGAATGCGCTCGGCATCATTGGGGATATTTATAAAAGTCGGCGGCCGCAATGAAGAGGGTAAGATTAAAGGGGCAGCGCATTTTATAGAGCATCTGCTTTTTAAGGGCAGTAAAAAATATTCCTGCCGCAGGCTTAAAGAAGCCATTGAAGGCGTGGGAGGAACGTTAAACGGCTTTACTTCCGAGGAGGTTACCTGTTATCTGGTCAAGACCCCTGCGGAACACTTGGATACTTCTTTGGATGTTCTTTCGGATATGGTCTTAAACCCGCTTTTCTTGGCTTCTGAAATTGAGAAAGAAAGAACGGTTATCTTAGAAGAAATAAAGATGTATCAGGACCTGCCGCAAAGTTATGTGCATGAGTTGTTGGATAATATTTTGTGGCCGCGTCATCCTTTAGGCGAAAGTATCTTAGGCTCTGTTGAAACTATTTCCGCGATGAAAAGAAGTGATATTCTAGATTTCAAGAAAACGCATTACAACGCCTCAAATATTGTAATTAGCGCCTGCGGGAAAGTAGGGCATGAGAAATTAGCGCGAAAATTTAAAACTATTTTCTCCGGGCTTAAAAGATCAGAGCCGAATGGTTATATTGTTTTTAAGCCCGCTCAAAAAGAGCCGGCGTTGAACATATTAAATAAAGATACCGCGCAGGTGCATTTAGCTTTGGGTTTTCACAGTTTAGAGCGGGAACACCCCTTAAGATACGCGCTGGGTTTGTTAAATATTATTTTGGGCGGCAATATGTCAAGCCGCCTTTTTGAGCAGGTGCGCGAAAAAAGAGGCTTAGCCTATGAGATCGCAAGTACCGCAAAGCGTTTTCAGGATACCGGCGCCTTTGTGGTGCATGCCGGAGTGGACAATAACAAACTTTTTCCGGCATTAGAGCTTATTTTTAAAGAGCTAAAAAAGATAAAAAATAATTACGTCTCCCAAGATGAATTACGCCGTTCTAAAGATTTTTATCTGGGGCAGTTGTCTTTGGCCTTTGAAGAAACCATGGATAGCATGCTTTGGATAGGCGAATCAAGCGCGGTCTGCGGCAAGATATATAAGCTTAATCAGGTTATAGACAAGGTTAAAAAGGTCAGCCTAGGGCAAATTAATGAAGTTGCCAGGATCGTATTTCAGGAAAAATATATAAACTTAGCTTTGATTGGAGACCTTAAAGGGAAAGAAGCTAAAATCAAAGAAAGGTTGTCATTGTGACATCTGGTGTAGAGAAATTTCTATCCATTCCCTCTTTAACGGCAATCTTGTTTGTTTTTGCCTGCCTGTCTTTTCTTATTTCCGCCACCGAAACAGCAATTATCAGTTTAAGCAAGATCCGCCTGCGCCATATGATCTCCCAGAAGGTAAGAAACAGCGAAAGCGTCCAGCGGCTGATCCAGAAAATGGATAGGTTTTTGGCAGCGATATTAGTATTTAATAACTTTGTGAATATTGCTATCTCGGCGCTGGTTACAGCTTTATGCGTATCTTTGTTCGGGTATAAGTGGGGGATAATAATCGCCACCGTCAGCACCGCTTTATTCATAGTTATTGTTTGTGAAATTACCCCTAAAGTAATCGCTATTAAATTCAGCGAGCGCATCGCTTTGATCACCGCCCCGATTTGGGAATTCATACTTAAGGCTTTTAAGCCCTTGATATCTATTTTCAGTTTTTCCAGCAACCTGATTATCAGGATGCTGGGGCTTAAAACCGGCAAGCGTTCGCCTCTTATCACTGAAGAGGAGCTGCGTTTCATGATCCATGTGGCTAACGAAGAAGGATTTGTCACTGAAGAAGAGCGTAAGATGCTTTTAAGGATATTTGAGTTTGGGGATACTAAAGTCAGCGACGTAATGGTCCCCAAAGATAAGATGGTCGGGATCAATATTAATGCCAAGCCTGATGAGCTTCTGAATATCTTTGTGGAGCAGGGGCACGCGCGGCTTCCGGTGTTTAAGGATTCTTTAGATAATGTGGTGGGGATTATTTATGCCAGGGACCTGCTCTATATTTTAAGAGACAGAGGATTGTTCCTGATAAATGACCTTATCCACGATGCCTATTTTGTGAATGAACGCGCCCGGGTAAGCGAAATATTAAAGAAGTTTCAGTCTGATAAGGTCCAGATGGCGGTTATTGTGGATGATCAGAAGCGCACTAAAGGTTTGGTCACCTTAGAAGACCTGATCGAGGAGATTGTAGGGGAGATAGAAGAGAAGCAGACCTTAAGGCCCCTTAAGGGGAAGATGCTTTAAGCGTGATGGTTTTGATGATATTGACAGGTTAGATAAGCTGTGCTATTATTGTTAATACATATTTCTTACCAAAAAGGAGGATTTCATGGCGGAAAAAGGTTATTGCGTTAAATGTAAGGCCAGCAAAGAAATGAAAGACGAGCAGAAGGTTACTATGAAGAATAAGCGCTTGGCAATGAAAGGCAAATGCCCTGACTGCGGCACGGGGATGTATAAGATCTTAGGAAAGAAATAATTTTCCTTTTCAAGGGGAAGTAATTATAGATACCAAAAAACTGGCATTTAGGATCGCGTCTATTATTAAGGATAAGAAGGGGCGTAAATTAGCCATCCTTCAGATGCCTGCTTCAAGCGGTATCGGCGATTATTTTATTATCACAAGCACCACTTCTATGCGCCAGGCGCATGCGATTGCTGAGGCCATCTTTTCAGACTTAAAGAAAGATGGCCTCAGGCCTTTAGCGCCGGTTTTGTCAAGCGACCAATCCGGGTGGCTGGTGCTTGATTATTCAAGTATAGTGGTGCATGTTTTCTATGAGCCTGTGCGCGAGTTTTACGCCCTGGAGCGCCTATGGGCAAATGCCAAGAAATTGCGCGTCCCGCGGAAAATTTAAACACATCGCAGAAAAATATTCCTTTCTTAAATATTTATGAAAAAAGATATACAAGATTTAATCCGTAATCTTATTAAAGATTGCCTAAAAGATATCTGTCCCGAAGGCTTTGAGATTATTTTGGATATTCCGCAAGACGAACGTTTTGGGCAGTTGTCTTCTAACGTCGGTTTAAGGCTGGCCAAACAGCTTAAGAAATCCCCGCTTGAGATTGCTTCAAGCCTTGCCCGGAAGATCCAGGAAAAATTGCCTTCTTCAGAGTTGTCCGGCTTAATTGAGAAAGTGCAGGTTGCCCCTCCGGGGTTCTTGAATTTTTATTTTAGCGTTGGATTCTTATCTTCTTTTGTTTATGGTGCAGTTTCTCAAGGGAAGGCTTTTTTGAGGCGTGATCGCGCGCATAAGCAAAAGGTCCTTATTGAATTTGTAAGCGCCAATCCCACAGGCTGTTTATCGGTGGCGCACGCGCGTCAGGCGGTGGTGGGGGATGTTCTGGCGAATATCCTTGAATTTACGGGTTTTGATGTTACCCGCGAATATTATCTAAATGACGAAGGTAACCAGATAAATATATTAGGCGCGTCAGTGGGTTTAAGGCTTAAGGAATTAAACGGCGAGAAAATAGATTTTCCAGAGGATTATTATCAGGGAGATTATATTGTTGATATTGCGCGCCAGGTTAAAGAAAATAATATCAATACAGCCGGCCTGGGTGATTTCGCCGGGAATTATATCCTTGATATCATCAAAAAAGAACTGGATGATTTTGGAGTTAAGTTTGATGTCTGGTATAGCCAAAAATCTTTGCGCCTAAGCGGCAAGATTGAAGAGGCCTTCGCGCTTCTTAAGGAAAAAGGCTCTCTTTATGAAAAGGAAGGGGCGCTTTGGTTTTCTTCCACAAATTTCGGAGATGATAAGGATAGGGTAGTAGTAAAAAGCGATAAAAGCATGACCTATCTTGCCCCGGATATCGCCTATCACCTGGATAAATACCGCAGGGGTTTTAAATTGTTGATCAATTTGTGGGGGCCGGATCATCACGGCTATATCAACCGTTTAAAGGCATCAGTTGCGGCATTAGGCAATGACCCTAAAACTCTTTCTATTATAATCGTGCAGCTTGCTACGATCTTCCGCGCGGGAAAACCTGTGCAGATGTCTACCCGTAAGGGGCAATATATTACTTTGCGCGAGGTATTAGACGAGGTGGGAATTGACGCCAGCCGTTTCTTCTTTATCATGCGCCGCGTCTCAAGCCACCTTGATTTTGACCTTGAAATTGCCAAGAAGCAGACCCCGGAAAATCCGGTGTATTATGTCCAATATGCCTGCGCGCGCATATCCAGCATCTTGCGTTCTGCCGCAGAGAAACAAGAAATAAGCCCAGATATTTTAAGCCTTTTAAAAGAGCCGGAAGAGCTTTTGTTAATGGCAAAGCTGTGGCAGTTTTTATGTATTTTAGATATTTGCTGTTATTCGCAGGATCCGTATTTAATCACTGTTTATTTGCAGGAATTAGCCGAATCTTTTCATAAATTCTATGACCGCCATCGCGTGCTTTGTGAAGATGAAAAACTATCTTGCGCCAGATTAGCTTTAATAAAAGCAGTGCGAGTGGTGCTTGCCGCAGGATTAGAATTAGCTGGAGTGTCTGTGCCAGAGAAGATGTAAGGTTTATGCCAAGCCACAAGATTTTGAATATCCCGCCTGAAGATGCACTTTTGCAAAAAACCCTGAAAAGCCAAATTGGCGTTTCTTCTGTTTTAGCGCAAGTGCTGATAAACCGCGGCATTACAGCCTCTCAGGAAGCAGTTAATTTCCTGAATCCCCAATTAAAATCAATGCACGACCCGTTTCTTTTTAAGGATATGCATAAGGCCGTGGATCTTATTAAAAAAGCCCAAAGCAAGAAGCAGAATGTTCTTTTGCACGGTGATTATGATACCGACGGGGTGACGTCACTGGCGGTGCTTAAGATAACCTTTGATAAATTAGGGATAAATACATTCTCTTTTATCCCTCACCGGGTTAAACACGGATACGGGGTTAATAAAGATATCTTAACGCTTGCAAAAGCAAAGAATGTTTCTCTTGTTGTTACCGCAGACTGCGGAACTTCAAGCCATGAAGAGATAAACGCCTTAAATCAACATGGCATAGAGGTTGTGGTTACCGACCATCATAAGCCCTCTTTAGATATGTTGCCTCAGTGCCAGGCCATGATCAACCCTAAAATTGAAGGCAGCGGTTATCCCTATCCGGAATTAGCCGGCGTGGGGGTAGCCTATAAACTATGCCAGGCATTAACCGGGGAGAATCTTGCCGAATTATTGGATTTGGTTTGTTTAGGCACAATTGCTGATGTGGTGCCTTTGACAGGGGAAAACAGGATTATTGCCAAAGAAGGCTTGAACAATCTTTTTTCCGCAAGCCGGGTTGGAATAAAAGCATTAATGCAGTCAAGCCGTCTCAATAACAAACGTTTGAGCTCACATTATGTAAGTTTTATTTTGGGCCCCCGCATTAACGCCAGCGGCAGAATGGACAGCGCGCACTTGTCTCTGGATTTGTTGTTAAGCAATAACCCGGAAAATGCGCAAGTTTTAGCCAGCCAAATAGAATCTGCCAACCGCTCGCGTCAGAAAGTAGAATCCCAGATCATTGAAGAGGCCAGAGAAATTATTAATCGGGAAGTTAATTTTAAAGAGCATAAAGTTATTGTGGTGGCCAAGCATGGGTGGCATGAAGGGGTCTTAGGGATAGTGGCTTCAAAGCTTGCGGATCAGTTTTACCGCCCCACAATTGTTATTTCATTGGGGGAAAAGTTTTGCAAGGGGTCCGGCCGTTCCATTAAGAATTTTCATTTGTTTGACGCCTTGGCGGATTGTAAAGAATTTCTGCATAACTTTGGCGGACACGAGCATGCTGTAGGCTTATCAGTAGATAAAGACAATATTCAGGATTTCCGCAGCCAAATTAATAAGCTGGCGCACCAGAGGTTATCCATAGAAGATCTTTTGCCAAGTATTGAAGTTGACATGCGGTTGTCTCTGGCAGATTTAAGCCGGGATTTAGCATGGGAAATAAGAAAACTTGAGCCGTTTGGCAGCGGTAACCCGCAGCCGCTTTTTTACAGTACCGGCCTTAAATTAAAAGGGGCCCCGCAGGTTCTAGCCCGCGATACCCTAAAATTCTGGGTTACAGACGGGAAGAACACCATAACCGCTATTGCCTTTGGCATGGGTTCTTCCTTGGAAAGTTTGGTAAATTCCCAACAGATTGATTTAGTCTATAGTCTTGGGATAGATAGTTGGCAGGGAGAAGATTCGCTTCTTTTAGAAGTAAAAGAGATTTTCTTTAAGCCTTAACTACTTTGCCTTTTTTGATGCATCTGGTGCAGACATAGGCCTTGCGCGGATGGCCATCAACGACGATACGCAGTTTCTGCAGGTTAGGCATGAAGGTTCGGGCATTTCTGCGGCTTACCTTACTTCCGGTTCCGCCCTTTTTCTTTGCCAAGCCTTTACGCACTAATCTTTTTCCGGCCATTGGGCCTTTACCGCATAATAAACAGACTTTGAACATTGAAGAGCTCCTTTTAAATAAAAGATTGTAAGTTGGCGTTTGCCAGTAGCAAGCGTGGAATTAAGTATACTTGAAAATCAGGCGTTGTCAAGGTAGAATTGTGATATGGAAAATAACATTTTAGAAGGTTTAAATCAAGAGCAGATTCAAGCGGTTAAGCATGAAAAGGGGCCGCTTTTGATTATTGCCGGAGCCGGAACCGGCAAAACCACAGTTATTACCCGCAGGATTTCCTGGATTATTGCCCAAGGTTTAGCCAAGATGGACCAGATCTTGGCGCTTACCTTCACGGATAAGGCAGCCCAGGGCATGCAGGAACGTTTAGATGTTCTCTTGCCCTATGGTTATACTGATATTTGGATTTCTACATTTCACGCCTTTGGCGACAGATTACTGCGCGAAAACGCGCTTTTGGCAGGGCTTCGCCCGGATTTTAAGGTTATGACCCTTCCGGAGTCAGCGGTATTCTTCCGGGAACATCTTTTTGAATTTAATTTATCTTTTTTCCGCCCGCTTTCTGACCCCACGCGTTTTATTGAGGCCTTGATCTCTCTTTTTAGCCGCGCCAGAGACGAAGATATCTCACCCAGAGAATATTTAAAGTTTGCGCAAGATTTTCTTTTAAAGGCAAAAGCTTCTTCTGACCCCGCGCAGGAAGAAGAGGCCTTGGCGCAAATGGAAATAGCTTCTTGTTACGCGAAATATCAGGAACTTCTCCTAAAAGAAGGATTTCTGGATTTTAGCAGCCAATTTTATCTTGCGCTTTGCCTGTTAAGAGAAAGGCCTTCGGTATTAAAAAGATACCAGGAACAATTTAAATATATTTTAGTGGATGAGTTTCAGGATACAAACTTTTCCCAGCTTGAAATTATTAAACTTTTGGGAGGAGAAAACAGCAATATTACCGTAGTTGCGGATGACGATCAGTGCATTTACCGTTGGCGCGGCGCTGCCTACAGCAATGTGCTTAATTTTGTGCAACAATATCCGCAAGCCTCCAAAGTAAGCCTGATTAAGAATTACCGCTCCGGGCAGAAAATCTTAGACAGCGCTTACGGCCTAATCCAAAATAACAACCCTGACAGGTTTGAAGTAAAAGCCGGCATCAACAAACAGCTTATTTCCGTGAATAATCCAGGGCAGGCGCCTGCGCATTTACATTTTGATACATTGTCAAGTGAAGCTGACGCGGTTGCCCGGATGATCCATGAAAAAGCTTGTTCCGGCAGTTATAAATACCGTGATTTTGCTATTCTGGTGCGCTCTAATTCCGATGCTGACAGCTTTTTGAAATCACTGAATATGCTTGGGATCCCCTGGCAGTTTAGCGGTAATCAGGGGCTGTATTCCCGAGAGGAGATAAGGCTGTGTATCAATTTCTTAAGGGTGATTGCCAATCTTAATGATTCGCTTAATCTGTATTATTTGGCCAGCTCTTCAATTTATCTTCTGGACGTAGCTGGTTTGACTATTTGCAATTCTTTGGCTAAGCGCAAGAATAGATCCTTGTATTGGATCCTAAAGAATATCCAGGCTATCCCCGAATTGCCGGATCAGTTAGATGCTGAATTTATCCAGAAGGCAAAAGATTTTCTCCTAAGCCTGGAGAAATTTCTTTTGCTTTCGCGCAATGAATCTACAGGCAGGCTTTTGTATTCTTTCTTAACCGATTCAGGATATTTAAAACAGCTTGTGCAGAATCAAAGCCTGGAGAATGAAACAAATATCCAAAATCTGGCTAAGTTTTTTAATATTGTGCGCGAGTTTGAGACAGCCGCGAAAATAGACCGCGTGGTCGGATTTGTCAATTACCTTAATCTTTTAATTGAAGCAGGGGATGACCCCTCAACTGTAGAGGCGGATTTTGACACGGACGCGGTAAATGTGCTGACTGTGCATAAAGCAAAGGGTTTGGAATTCAGGGTAGTATTCTTAGTGGGCTTAGTTCAGGGCAGATTCCCCTGGCCAAGAAGAAGCCGCCAGCCGGATCTTCCGGATGAGCTGATCAAAGAGCCCTTGCCCAGCGGGGATTCGCATATACAAGAAGAGAGGCGCTTGTTTTATGTGGGCCTGACCCGCGCCAAAGAAGAATTGTATTTAACAAGCGCGGCAGATTATGGGGGAAGCCGGATGAGAAAGATAAGCCAGTTTATTCCGGAGGCGTTAGGGGAAGAATCCAAGGTAAATAAAAAGCAAAAAAGCGATTCCCTGGAAACGATCAAGCGTTTTGCCCCTCAAAAAGGCCCTATCCGTAAGCCTCTGCCCATAGATAAGCCGTATATAGGCTTAAGTTATTACCATATAGATGATTATCTGACTTGTCCCTTAAAATATAAATATGTGAATATCCTGCGCGTGCCGATCATGGAACATCATACGGTTATTTATGGAAGGGCCATGCATGATGCTTTAAGTTTTTATTTTAAGGCGCGCATGGAAAAACAAAATATTCCGCTTGGCGATTTGTTGGAGGTATTTCGTAAGAGCTTTATGCCTGAAGGATTTTTGGAAGAGAAGCATCAGCAGCAAAGGCTTAATTGCGGGTTAGAGGCTTTGACGAAATTCTATTATGA from Candidatus Omnitrophota bacterium encodes:
- a CDS encoding insulinase family protein gives rise to the protein MYQKTTFDNGLRLVTAAMPRMRSASLGIFIKVGGRNEEGKIKGAAHFIEHLLFKGSKKYSCRRLKEAIEGVGGTLNGFTSEEVTCYLVKTPAEHLDTSLDVLSDMVLNPLFLASEIEKERTVILEEIKMYQDLPQSYVHELLDNILWPRHPLGESILGSVETISAMKRSDILDFKKTHYNASNIVISACGKVGHEKLARKFKTIFSGLKRSEPNGYIVFKPAQKEPALNILNKDTAQVHLALGFHSLEREHPLRYALGLLNIILGGNMSSRLFEQVREKRGLAYEIASTAKRFQDTGAFVVHAGVDNNKLFPALELIFKELKKIKNNYVSQDELRRSKDFYLGQLSLAFEETMDSMLWIGESSAVCGKIYKLNQVIDKVKKVSLGQINEVARIVFQEKYINLALIGDLKGKEAKIKERLSL
- a CDS encoding DUF5679 domain-containing protein — its product is MAEKGYCVKCKASKEMKDEQKVTMKNKRLAMKGKCPDCGTGMYKILGKK
- a CDS encoding exodeoxyribonuclease V subunit gamma, with the protein product MENNILEGLNQEQIQAVKHEKGPLLIIAGAGTGKTTVITRRISWIIAQGLAKMDQILALTFTDKAAQGMQERLDVLLPYGYTDIWISTFHAFGDRLLRENALLAGLRPDFKVMTLPESAVFFREHLFEFNLSFFRPLSDPTRFIEALISLFSRARDEDISPREYLKFAQDFLLKAKASSDPAQEEEALAQMEIASCYAKYQELLLKEGFLDFSSQFYLALCLLRERPSVLKRYQEQFKYILVDEFQDTNFSQLEIIKLLGGENSNITVVADDDQCIYRWRGAAYSNVLNFVQQYPQASKVSLIKNYRSGQKILDSAYGLIQNNNPDRFEVKAGINKQLISVNNPGQAPAHLHFDTLSSEADAVARMIHEKACSGSYKYRDFAILVRSNSDADSFLKSLNMLGIPWQFSGNQGLYSREEIRLCINFLRVIANLNDSLNLYYLASSSIYLLDVAGLTICNSLAKRKNRSLYWILKNIQAIPELPDQLDAEFIQKAKDFLLSLEKFLLLSRNESTGRLLYSFLTDSGYLKQLVQNQSLENETNIQNLAKFFNIVREFETAAKIDRVVGFVNYLNLLIEAGDDPSTVEADFDTDAVNVLTVHKAKGLEFRVVFLVGLVQGRFPWPRRSRQPDLPDELIKEPLPSGDSHIQEERRLFYVGLTRAKEELYLTSAADYGGSRMRKISQFIPEALGEESKVNKKQKSDSLETIKRFAPQKGPIRKPLPIDKPYIGLSYYHIDDYLTCPLKYKYVNILRVPIMEHHTVIYGRAMHDALSFYFKARMEKQNIPLGDLLEVFRKSFMPEGFLEEKHQQQRLNCGLEALTKFYYDHQGKQVKIKFLEESFSFISGDAKISGRFDRVDEEDTGVVIIDFKTSRIKTQKDADKRVKNNLQLKLYALAYQAIFGVLPKTVELHFIESGLIGSSGIADGDLDEVKEKIAEVSQGIRNQKFPAKASFLDCSYCAYNQICPFARMKN
- the argS gene encoding arginine--tRNA ligase; the encoded protein is MKKDIQDLIRNLIKDCLKDICPEGFEIILDIPQDERFGQLSSNVGLRLAKQLKKSPLEIASSLARKIQEKLPSSELSGLIEKVQVAPPGFLNFYFSVGFLSSFVYGAVSQGKAFLRRDRAHKQKVLIEFVSANPTGCLSVAHARQAVVGDVLANILEFTGFDVTREYYLNDEGNQINILGASVGLRLKELNGEKIDFPEDYYQGDYIVDIARQVKENNINTAGLGDFAGNYILDIIKKELDDFGVKFDVWYSQKSLRLSGKIEEAFALLKEKGSLYEKEGALWFSSTNFGDDKDRVVVKSDKSMTYLAPDIAYHLDKYRRGFKLLINLWGPDHHGYINRLKASVAALGNDPKTLSIIIVQLATIFRAGKPVQMSTRKGQYITLREVLDEVGIDASRFFFIMRRVSSHLDFDLEIAKKQTPENPVYYVQYACARISSILRSAAEKQEISPDILSLLKEPEELLLMAKLWQFLCILDICCYSQDPYLITVYLQELAESFHKFYDRHRVLCEDEKLSCARLALIKAVRVVLAAGLELAGVSVPEKM
- the recJ gene encoding single-stranded-DNA-specific exonuclease RecJ; this translates as MPSHKILNIPPEDALLQKTLKSQIGVSSVLAQVLINRGITASQEAVNFLNPQLKSMHDPFLFKDMHKAVDLIKKAQSKKQNVLLHGDYDTDGVTSLAVLKITFDKLGINTFSFIPHRVKHGYGVNKDILTLAKAKNVSLVVTADCGTSSHEEINALNQHGIEVVVTDHHKPSLDMLPQCQAMINPKIEGSGYPYPELAGVGVAYKLCQALTGENLAELLDLVCLGTIADVVPLTGENRIIAKEGLNNLFSASRVGIKALMQSSRLNNKRLSSHYVSFILGPRINASGRMDSAHLSLDLLLSNNPENAQVLASQIESANRSRQKVESQIIEEAREIINREVNFKEHKVIVVAKHGWHEGVLGIVASKLADQFYRPTIVISLGEKFCKGSGRSIKNFHLFDALADCKEFLHNFGGHEHAVGLSVDKDNIQDFRSQINKLAHQRLSIEDLLPSIEVDMRLSLADLSRDLAWEIRKLEPFGSGNPQPLFYSTGLKLKGAPQVLARDTLKFWVTDGKNTITAIAFGMGSSLESLVNSQQIDLVYSLGIDSWQGEDSLLLEVKEIFFKP
- the trpA gene encoding tryptophan synthase subunit alpha → MNRIDRKFKQLRKEGKKAFIAFLTAGYPDLKITGDLILAFEKSGVDIIEIGVPFSDPIADGPVIQEASQKALEGRVNLDDIFALVKKVRAKSQVPICLMTYYNPVFSYQEERFVRNAHAVGVDGLIVPDLPCEEAGSLIKACRKYAIDTIFFASPTTKEARIQKISSSSRGFIYYVSTTGVTGARKDISGSLKKDALRLKRLVSLPVCVGFGISTPKQVKQVSSFSDGVIIGSAIVKKIKENSGHTSLVKKVSLFVRELKGK
- a CDS encoding CNNM domain-containing protein, whose protein sequence is MTSGVEKFLSIPSLTAILFVFACLSFLISATETAIISLSKIRLRHMISQKVRNSESVQRLIQKMDRFLAAILVFNNFVNIAISALVTALCVSLFGYKWGIIIATVSTALFIVIVCEITPKVIAIKFSERIALITAPIWEFILKAFKPLISIFSFSSNLIIRMLGLKTGKRSPLITEEELRFMIHVANEEGFVTEEERKMLLRIFEFGDTKVSDVMVPKDKMVGININAKPDELLNIFVEQGHARLPVFKDSLDNVVGIIYARDLLYILRDRGLFLINDLIHDAYFVNERARVSEILKKFQSDKVQMAVIVDDQKRTKGLVTLEDLIEEIVGEIEEKQTLRPLKGKML
- the rpmB gene encoding 50S ribosomal protein L28 → MFKVCLLCGKGPMAGKRLVRKGLAKKKGGTGSKVSRRNARTFMPNLQKLRIVVDGHPRKAYVCTRCIKKGKVVKA
- the rsfS gene encoding ribosome silencing factor, yielding MPASSGIGDYFIITSTTSMRQAHAIAEAIFSDLKKDGLRPLAPVLSSDQSGWLVLDYSSIVVHVFYEPVREFYALERLWANAKKLRVPRKI